One genomic region from Atribacteraceae bacterium encodes:
- a CDS encoding UDP-N-acetylmuramoyl-L-alanyl-D-glutamate--2,6-diaminopimelate ligase has protein sequence MNIREITSGLTVLGKNRQNGDCEVRGLAADSRHVRPGYVFFALPGANTDGHLFLNEAIDRGAVLVVIQDRNSIPEIQDHVPYILVSNVREAMAHISTVFYGHPSRKMHVVGITGTNGKTTTCFLLHSIFEEGGWPCGLLTTVKNLIGNEEYESVNTTEDALSVSSRLDALLKKGIRHTVMEVSSHGLALGRVAEILFDTAVVTNLVSEHLEFHGTYDHYFASKKKLLSMVEANREKTTPPLVVANGDDPEVMRMAGGYNVPLITFGIERGVDVRAVNPKHAFDRTEFTVQSPWGTFPLQISQPGLHNVYNALGAVSVALFYGLTQETIARGLALTPRVPGRWERVRAGQDFEIIVDFAHNWHALEKSLSLVRNLTSGKIISVFGCGGERDKRKRPLMGEAVARWSDLCILTTDNPRHEDPMSTINDALEGVCKKAGVRAVEYRAIVDRREAIRQALQAAGPGDIVFLAGKGPERSQIFADYSINHNDLEIVRSFIQEGIHAVQTRRD, from the coding sequence TTGAATATACGCGAGATAACAAGCGGATTAACGGTTCTCGGGAAAAACCGGCAAAACGGGGATTGTGAGGTACGAGGGCTGGCGGCCGATTCCCGTCATGTACGTCCGGGATATGTTTTTTTTGCCCTCCCCGGGGCAAATACCGATGGTCACCTCTTTTTGAACGAAGCGATTGACCGGGGTGCGGTGCTGGTCGTCATCCAGGATCGGAATTCGATTCCAGAAATTCAAGACCACGTCCCATATATCCTGGTTTCCAATGTTCGCGAGGCGATGGCCCATATTTCCACGGTGTTTTACGGTCATCCGTCCCGGAAGATGCACGTGGTGGGGATTACCGGTACCAATGGCAAAACAACAACCTGTTTCTTACTGCACAGCATTTTTGAAGAGGGCGGATGGCCATGCGGGCTGCTGACGACCGTGAAGAACTTGATCGGCAACGAGGAATACGAGTCGGTCAATACCACCGAGGACGCCTTGAGCGTCTCGTCCCGACTTGACGCCCTGTTAAAAAAAGGTATTCGGCACACGGTCATGGAGGTGTCGTCGCATGGGCTGGCTCTGGGCCGGGTGGCGGAGATTCTTTTTGATACCGCGGTGGTCACCAACTTGGTCTCGGAACATTTGGAATTTCATGGGACATACGATCACTATTTCGCGAGCAAAAAAAAGCTTTTGTCCATGGTGGAAGCGAATCGGGAAAAAACTACCCCCCCCCTCGTCGTCGCCAATGGGGATGACCCCGAAGTAATGCGAATGGCCGGCGGATACAATGTCCCTCTGATCACATTCGGTATCGAGCGGGGGGTGGATGTCCGGGCGGTAAACCCGAAACACGCCTTCGACCGGACCGAATTTACCGTACAAAGTCCCTGGGGAACGTTCCCGCTCCAGATCAGCCAGCCCGGTCTCCACAATGTATATAATGCGCTGGGTGCGGTGAGCGTTGCGCTGTTTTATGGGTTGACCCAGGAAACGATTGCCCGGGGGCTGGCGTTAACCCCGCGGGTCCCCGGGCGGTGGGAACGTGTCCGCGCCGGTCAGGATTTTGAGATCATCGTTGATTTCGCCCATAACTGGCACGCTCTGGAGAAGAGTCTTTCCCTGGTTCGTAACCTGACCAGCGGAAAAATCATTAGCGTTTTCGGCTGCGGTGGAGAGAGAGATAAGCGGAAAAGACCGTTGATGGGAGAGGCTGTTGCCCGGTGGAGCGATCTTTGTATTCTCACCACCGACAATCCTCGCCATGAAGATCCAATGAGCACCATTAACGACGCCTTGGAAGGCGTATGCAAGAAAGCCGGGGTCAGGGCGGTGGAGTACCGGGCCATCGTCGATCGAAGAGAAGCGATCCGTCAGGCTTTACAGGCTGCCGGGCCGGGAGATATTGTTTTCCTGGCAGGCAAAGGTCCGGAACGGAGCCAGATTTTTGCTGATTACAGTATCAACCACAATGATTTAGAAATAGTGCGATCATTTATTCAGGAGGGGATCCATGCGGTTCAAACCCGGAGAGATTGA